One window of Nicotiana tomentosiformis chromosome 11, ASM39032v3, whole genome shotgun sequence genomic DNA carries:
- the LOC104087057 gene encoding AT-hook motif nuclear-localized protein 9-like yields MEDMKCNGFSAQSLESNEVKPLTQIPMEESVIEDRLISNDNNNNEKGKESEVVTEEENPKPVNGQKKRGRGRPLGSGNRINLLQVLASQGGIAALTMGSEFTPAVVIVEPGEDLVEKVWSLSKINGESVCIFSATGTISKVDLGHSIGGILKCEASN; encoded by the exons ATGGAGGACATGAAGTGCAATGGTTTTTCTGCTCAATCATTGGAATCAAATGAAGTGAAGCCCTTGACACAAATACCAATGGAAGAATCTGTAATTGAAGACAGATTAATAAgcaatgataataataataatgaaaagGGAAAGGAGTCAGAGGTGGTGACTGAAGAGGAAAATCCTAAACCAGTGAATGGTCAGAAAAAGAGAGGTAGAGGAAGGCCTTTGGGTAGTGGTAATAGAATTAATCTACTACAAGTTTTAGCTTCTCAAG GTGGGATAGCAGCACTAACAATGGGGAGTGAGTTCACTCCTGCTGTTGTTATAGTGGAGCCTGGGGAA GATCTTGTTGAAAAAGTTTGGTCATTGAGTAAAATAAATGGTGAATCTGTGTGTATTTTTTCAGCCACTGGGACCATTTCAAAGGTTGATCTTGGTCATTCAATTGGTGGCATCCTCAAATGTGAGGCAAGTAACTAG